Proteins from a single region of Candidatus Saccharibacteria bacterium:
- the rplA gene encoding 50S ribosomal protein L1, whose translation MAKKAELLEKAAELKLEVSDKNTIAEIEAAIEAAGAPVKEEKTVAKAGKRSEKALAEAEAKAEKEARKEAGDTAPQSEEAEANTKKGPKPVTRPRAERRGKNYRKVAVNVEAGKVYSLAEALEIATKTSPVKFDASVEVHVRLGVDPRQADQNIRTTVSLPNGTGKTIRVAVFAPEADHAAATKAGADIVGDDEFIKLLEKGEMNFDILIATPQYMPKLGKYARALGPRGLMPNPKSGTVATDVAKAVTEAKAGKVEYRVDKQAIVHLSIGKVSFGAEKLAGNAKAFFDSLQSQKPSGLKGAYVKSTSISTTMGPGIKVENVVN comes from the coding sequence ATGGCCAAGAAAGCCGAACTACTAGAAAAAGCTGCCGAGCTAAAGCTCGAAGTTAGCGACAAAAACACTATTGCCGAGATCGAAGCTGCGATCGAAGCTGCTGGCGCACCAGTAAAAGAAGAGAAGACCGTTGCCAAGGCCGGCAAGCGCAGTGAAAAAGCGCTTGCCGAAGCAGAGGCAAAAGCGGAAAAAGAAGCTCGCAAAGAAGCTGGCGACACCGCTCCACAGTCTGAAGAGGCCGAAGCTAACACGAAAAAAGGTCCTAAGCCTGTCACTCGTCCACGCGCAGAGCGCCGCGGCAAAAACTACCGTAAGGTAGCCGTAAACGTTGAAGCGGGCAAAGTATACAGCCTTGCTGAAGCACTTGAGATCGCTACTAAAACTAGCCCTGTCAAGTTCGACGCGTCTGTTGAAGTTCACGTTCGCCTAGGCGTCGACCCACGCCAGGCCGACCAGAACATCCGTACAACCGTTTCACTTCCAAACGGTACTGGTAAAACTATCCGCGTTGCCGTATTTGCTCCAGAGGCAGACCACGCAGCAGCAACCAAAGCTGGCGCTGATATCGTTGGCGACGACGAGTTTATTAAGCTTCTTGAAAAGGGTGAAATGAACTTCGATATTCTTATCGCAACACCTCAGTACATGCCAAAGCTTGGTAAGTACGCCCGCGCACTTGGTCCACGTGGCCTTATGCCAAACCCTAAATCTGGCACCGTTGCAACCGACGTTGCTAAGGCAGTTACCGAAGCTAAAGCTGGTAAGGTAGAGTACCGCGTTGACAAGCAGGCGATTGTTCACCTTTCAATCGGTAAAGTATCATTTGGCGCTGAAAAGCTTGCCGGCAACGCAAAAGCGTTCTTCGACAGCCTTCAGTCACAAAAGCCAAGCGGCCTAAAAGGCGCCTACGTTAAATCGACAAGTATCAGCACCACTATGGGTCCTGGTATCAAGGTTGAAAACGTCGTTAACTAG
- the ligD gene encoding DNA ligase D, which produces MGLRKYFSKRHFKKTPEPKGEVKKSHSKKLAFVVQEHHASQLHYDFRLELDGVLKSWAVPKGPSMNPHDRHLAVQVEDHPYEYRKFEGVIPEGEYGGGNVIIWDAGTYEPYHDGPDDEATLRKELKAGHLTFFLHGKKLNGEFALIKMQGDDPKAWLLIKKGDDFATTEDITKKDESVKSGKKVDDLGAPKRPVTMELAQYPAIKTPWRVKPMLCTLVDEPFDKDGWLFEMKWDGYRAIASKHNDEIELYSRADNDFSTQYPPIAEALRLLEHDVILDGEIIVTDASGIPHFEQLQNWRKNPTGFLVYCAFDILWYDGRDVRDMPLIERKKLLKSILPAKSIIRYSDHIEDKGVKLFGQIKAHHLEGMVAKKADSPYRENNRGAAWLKIKTHLRQEVVIGGYTEPRGGRKYLGSLLVGLYKNGEFVYVGHSGGGIPDEARKLLLQKLSKLERKTSPFTTEPKPNAPVHWVKPKVVCEMSFSEWTSDGRMRQPVFEGLREDKKPEAVHHEKAVALAPIKEKAMPKPTLEFTHLDKVFFPKHKYTKGDMIDYYKAVAPYILPYLKDRPLSLLRQPNGIKDEGFFQKNMEHLPDWVPSADIFSGSNNKNLHWMVGGKLETLLYAVQLGSIEINPWNSRIQHLDKPDWLVIDLDPEGVTFKDVVTVALETKKVCDEWGVACYAKTSGKTGIHIFIPLAAKYTHEQAKNFAHLLALEINKRQPKLTSVERLPKKRRHKIYLDFLQNREGQTLAAPYSIRPTPDASVSTPLDWSEVTPKLKPTDFTIKNMPARLKKVGDLWAPVMEKGVDISKILTKLEKNNK; this is translated from the coding sequence ATGGGCCTGCGCAAGTACTTTTCCAAGCGCCACTTTAAGAAGACCCCCGAGCCAAAGGGGGAAGTTAAAAAGTCGCACAGCAAAAAACTTGCGTTTGTCGTGCAGGAACACCATGCCTCTCAGCTTCATTATGACTTTCGGCTAGAGTTAGACGGCGTATTAAAAAGCTGGGCGGTACCAAAGGGTCCATCTATGAACCCGCACGACCGACATTTGGCCGTTCAGGTAGAGGATCACCCGTACGAATACCGCAAATTTGAAGGCGTTATCCCCGAGGGTGAATATGGCGGAGGCAACGTTATTATATGGGACGCCGGAACGTACGAACCCTACCACGACGGACCAGACGACGAAGCGACACTCCGCAAAGAACTAAAGGCGGGCCACCTGACATTCTTTTTGCACGGCAAAAAACTAAATGGTGAATTTGCTCTCATAAAAATGCAGGGGGACGATCCAAAAGCATGGCTTCTTATTAAAAAGGGTGACGATTTTGCCACAACCGAAGATATCACAAAAAAAGACGAGTCGGTAAAAAGTGGTAAAAAGGTAGACGACCTTGGCGCGCCAAAACGACCGGTAACAATGGAACTTGCGCAGTACCCGGCAATAAAAACTCCTTGGCGAGTAAAACCAATGCTCTGCACGCTGGTCGACGAACCGTTCGATAAAGACGGCTGGTTGTTTGAAATGAAGTGGGATGGCTACCGTGCGATTGCCAGCAAGCACAACGACGAAATCGAGCTGTATTCGCGCGCTGATAACGACTTCAGCACTCAGTATCCGCCAATAGCCGAAGCGTTACGGCTACTTGAACATGACGTTATTCTCGACGGTGAGATAATCGTTACCGACGCAAGTGGCATACCTCATTTTGAACAGTTGCAAAACTGGCGCAAGAATCCTACAGGTTTTTTGGTCTACTGTGCATTTGACATTCTTTGGTACGATGGCCGTGACGTTCGGGATATGCCGCTTATTGAACGAAAAAAACTGCTCAAATCGATACTGCCGGCGAAATCGATTATCCGCTATAGCGACCATATCGAAGACAAGGGCGTTAAGCTATTTGGCCAGATAAAAGCGCACCACCTAGAGGGGATGGTAGCAAAAAAGGCCGATAGCCCTTACCGCGAAAACAACCGGGGCGCCGCTTGGCTAAAAATCAAGACGCACCTTCGCCAAGAAGTCGTTATTGGCGGTTACACCGAGCCTCGTGGAGGGCGTAAATACCTTGGCTCGCTTTTGGTAGGGCTCTATAAGAACGGTGAGTTTGTTTATGTTGGGCATTCAGGCGGTGGCATTCCGGACGAAGCCCGGAAGCTACTACTACAAAAGCTTAGTAAGCTAGAGCGAAAAACCTCACCGTTTACAACAGAGCCAAAACCAAACGCTCCTGTTCATTGGGTAAAACCAAAAGTAGTGTGCGAAATGAGCTTTAGTGAATGGACAAGCGACGGCCGTATGCGGCAACCAGTATTTGAAGGACTCCGTGAAGATAAAAAACCAGAGGCAGTCCACCACGAAAAAGCGGTGGCCTTAGCGCCGATAAAGGAGAAAGCTATGCCAAAACCCACGCTAGAGTTTACACATCTCGACAAAGTATTTTTTCCAAAGCACAAATACACCAAAGGCGACATGATCGACTATTACAAGGCAGTGGCGCCCTATATCCTCCCGTACCTCAAAGACAGGCCGCTTTCGCTGCTGCGTCAGCCAAACGGGATTAAAGACGAAGGATTCTTTCAAAAAAACATGGAACATTTGCCCGATTGGGTGCCAAGTGCAGATATTTTTTCGGGGTCAAACAACAAAAACTTGCATTGGATGGTAGGCGGCAAACTTGAGACGCTGCTTTACGCCGTGCAACTAGGATCAATAGAAATAAACCCATGGAACTCGCGTATTCAGCATCTCGATAAGCCAGACTGGCTTGTTATCGACCTCGACCCAGAAGGTGTCACATTTAAGGACGTCGTTACGGTTGCGCTTGAAACCAAAAAAGTATGCGACGAATGGGGCGTTGCCTGCTACGCCAAAACTTCTGGAAAAACCGGCATTCACATCTTTATCCCACTCGCCGCGAAATACACTCACGAACAAGCAAAAAACTTTGCGCATTTACTGGCGCTCGAAATCAACAAACGGCAGCCAAAGCTCACCAGTGTAGAGCGTCTGCCAAAAAAGCGCCGACACAAAATCTACCTCGACTTTTTGCAAAACCGAGAAGGGCAAACGCTTGCCGCACCATATTCTATCCGGCCGACCCCCGACGCCAGCGTATCTACGCCGCTTGACTGGAGCGAGGTAACGCCAAAACTAAAACCAACGGACTTTACGATAAAAAACATGCCCGCCCGCCTAAAAAAGGTAGGGGATTTATGGGCGCCTGTCATGGAAAAAGGTGTTGATATATCCAAAATACTTACCAAGCTAGAGAAAAATAACAAATGA
- a CDS encoding prepilin-type N-terminal cleavage/methylation domain-containing protein: MIHKRANQFRGFTIVELLIVVVVIAILAALVLVTYNSMQARASFSRSQSDLKSITKALSLYHVDNGSYPSTVGQPGCTNGWCGWDQVTGNSFIPGLSPQYAATLPQMPTELAANDTYLYQSNGTDYQLIRFRAAGLPTIETQNNPLLATTEGYNGLAWGYKTNSGGWW; the protein is encoded by the coding sequence ATGATCCACAAACGCGCTAATCAATTCCGAGGTTTTACGATCGTCGAACTTTTGATCGTCGTCGTTGTTATTGCCATACTCGCCGCGCTTGTTCTCGTTACCTATAACAGCATGCAGGCAAGAGCTAGCTTTTCGCGCTCACAGTCGGATCTTAAATCAATCACAAAAGCCCTTAGCCTGTATCATGTCGATAACGGCTCGTATCCCTCGACAGTAGGCCAACCAGGCTGCACTAACGGATGGTGCGGATGGGATCAAGTGACGGGCAATAGCTTTATTCCCGGGCTTTCACCACAATATGCCGCAACTTTGCCTCAAATGCCGACAGAACTCGCTGCAAATGATACGTACCTCTACCAATCTAATGGAACCGACTACCAGCTTATCCGGTTTAGAGCCGCCGGCCTCCCGACAATCGAAACACAGAATAATCCACTTCTCGCCACAACCGAAGGATATAATGGCTTGGCATGGGGATACAAAACAAACTCTGGTGGCTGGTGGTAG
- a CDS encoding NUDIX domain-containing protein, with translation MAHIHTLPGQHDHTASMYLFRTDFDEPKIMLHLHKKLGKYMQFGGHIELNETPWQAVAHELREESGYDITQVQLLQPQLRLEFLTDSAVHPTPAIHSTHLVANDHYHTDSAYVITTNQEPAGIPGEGESSDIQLFTRSEIAALPQEQILENVREGIFYMFDTILPNWETVTPNTFK, from the coding sequence ATGGCACATATTCACACACTTCCCGGTCAGCACGACCACACAGCAAGCATGTACTTGTTTAGGACAGATTTCGACGAACCTAAAATCATGCTCCATCTTCATAAAAAACTTGGCAAATACATGCAGTTTGGCGGTCATATCGAGCTAAACGAAACACCCTGGCAAGCCGTTGCACATGAACTTCGCGAGGAATCGGGCTACGACATAACCCAGGTTCAACTGCTTCAGCCCCAACTGCGCCTTGAGTTCCTTACCGATTCAGCCGTCCACCCAACGCCCGCAATTCATAGCACCCACCTTGTCGCAAACGACCATTACCATACCGACAGCGCTTACGTTATCACCACAAACCAAGAACCTGCCGGTATACCAGGCGAAGGCGAGTCGAGTGATATTCAGCTTTTTACCCGCAGCGAGATCGCCGCACTGCCTCAAGAGCAAATCCTCGAAAACGTCCGGGAGGGAATTTTTTACATGTTCGACACGATCCTGCCGAATTGGGAAACTGTGACACCAAACACGTTTAAATAA